The DNA sequence GTTTCCACTGCGGCGCTGTCGTTGTTAGCATCCAAAATCACCAGGCCGATATTGCCCGTTTCCGGCATCTGGTTAATAAAGGAAAGCAGCACGCTGATGCGTGCCTCAGAAGGCAGACGGGTTTTCAGCCAGCTCTCCAGGATTTTCGACTGTTCCGCATCATTGGCAATCACCCGACGATGAAGCGTCAGGCTGGTGGCTTCACCGGCGCTGATGGAAAGCTTATCGGCCGCGGGCAGACGCGCCAGCAGCGCATCAATCAGGCTGGTAAGTGACCATTGCTGTAGCGCCTCTTCCCGGTAGCCCTGCGCCCAGTGCCAGGCATCGACAAAAGGTTCGACGATCTCTTTAGCCCACTCTGCCGGACTTTGGTGCGGCGTACCGCCGTAATCGGCGAGGAAATGGCTGTCGAGCGCGGTGTCCAGCGTTTCATCATTAACGTAGCCTGCGCCATAGACGGTATCGGTTATATAAGCCGGAATACCCGCAGCCATCGCCTGCACCACACTGCGTGAATGCCCCATCACCACCTGATAAGCGGCGAGAAATTCTGGCGTCAGTTCAATTTCACGACGGGTGGAGCTGATGTGATCGAGCTTAATGCCCTGTTCGGCCAGCAGCGTGCGCAGCGTGTTAACGTCTTCACTCTGTTCGGCAGAGATCAACAGGATACGGGATAATTCAGGCACACCGACCACGGGCGTGACCTGGTGAAAACGGTCACCGATGGAAAGAGGAAATATTTGCAGTTTGCGCTGGTCAATCCCTTTCAGCGCGAGTTTCGCGTAGGAAATCGCGGAAACGGCAAGGCTGCGGGCAGCCAGTTTATTTTCCAGGGCTGCGCCATACGGCAGATCCTGGTCAGCATACGCGTAATAGTGCTGGAATACGCAAACGCCAGATATTTCGCCTTTCTCCAGGGCTGAGATCATTTTCAGACTCATGTAACCCTGACAAATCCAGATTAAATCATAGTGAGCGGCGAGCGGATGCTCATCTTCCGTAAAACACTGAGCGTTGCCGCTTTTTTGCAGGACGTTAAAACGTCTGAGATAGCTCCCTTCGATCAGGCGGGTGACTAAATCAACCTGCCAGCCCAAATGATGGAAGTGTTCGACCAGATCGATCAGGGTCGTTTCTGTATCAGTTAACCGGTTAAGCTTATCAATCGTAATTAAGAGACGTTTCATCTGTATTCTCCGCGCCATCGTGTGTGGGCTGGATCCAAAAAAAACCCGGCCTTGGCCGGGTCGAGATAAACGTGCCGAAGAACTTACTGCAGCAGAGACAGAACGCCCTGTGGAACCTGGTTGGCTTTTGACAGCACGGAGGTACCCGCCTGCTGAAGGATCTGCGCCTTCGACATGTTAGAAACTTCAGTTGCATAGTCAGCATCCTGAATACGAGACTGTGACGCGGTCAGGTTGGTCACAGAGGTGTTCAGGTTGTTGATGGTAGATTCGAAACGGTTCTGAATCGCACCCAGACCAGAACGTGCGGTATCCACATTTTTGATACGCGCGTCGAGGTCAGACAGGTCGCCGCCGGTGACGTCGAAAGTCGCGCCCAGGCCAGTGGTCTGGAAGCCAGCACCTGACAGGTCGATGCTGATGACGTTAGCGTCGGTAGCGTCGTTAGCGCCAACCTGGATGCTTACGCTGCCGGTGGTATCAAAGATTGCCGTGCCGTTAAAGGTACTTGCTTTACCGATACGGTTGATTTCAGCCAGACGTGCGTCAACTTCTTTCTGGATTGAGTCGATATCGTCAGCGCTGTTGGTGCCGTTTTTCGCCTGAACAGTCAGTTCACGAATACGCTGTAAGTTGGTGTTCATTTCGTTCAGAGAGCCTTCAGCTGTCTGAGTCAGAGAGATACCGTCGTTAGCGTTACGTGCCGCCTGAGTCAGACCTTTGATCTGCGAGTTCATGCGGTTAGCGATGGCTTCGCCAGCGGCATCATCTTTTGCGCTGTTAATACGCAGGCCGGAAGAAAGACGCTCGATCGCGGTGCTCAGAGAAGCCTGTGATTTATTCAGGTTGTTCTGAGTCGTCAGAGACATAATGTTAGTGTTGATTACGGACATAATAGTTTCCTTCAAAATCAGTTGGTTTAGTAGGCTGAGCCTTCACGCTCACGGCATCTGTCACCGTTACTGATGTTATCGGTTGGCTTAATCTGAACTTTAGAAAAAAAGTTATTGTTAATTTAACTTATTGAAATTTAATTTATTTCCAGCCAATTAAAACAACCTGCCTATTATTCCGCAAAAGAAAAATCACGTTAATCCGCCCTTTGCCGACAACCTAAGAATAGTAGAAGAAGAGATAAAACGATCCCGGTAATTACTGGCAAATCCCGCTTCTGTTCTGGCTATTAAAATTTTTACAACGGCATAAACTTTTATCTTCTTTGGCCGATATCTCATTGGTACATTTCTCACTTAAGGATTTCCCATGGCCAGTGTAAGCTCGCTCGGAGTCGGTACCAGCCTCGACCTGGACACGCTGTATACCAATTTAGAAACCGCCGAAAAAACCAAACTAACGGCGATTACCGATCAGGAGACCACCTATAACTCTAAGCTCAGCTCCTACAGCAAGCTACAGAGTTCAATGGCGGCTCTGGAAACAGCTACGGCTGCGCTGACCAAAACAACCGCGTTCAGTGCGACTTCCGTCACCAGTACCAATACTGCGTTTACGGCCACCACGGATGCGACAGCGTCAACCGGTGATTACAGCGTTAACGTAACGCAAATTGCTAAAGCTCAGACGTTGATTTCTGGCTCTATCAGCAGCAACAGCATCGCGTTAGGCGCGACGACATCGGGTAACAGCCGTACCCTGACCATTGCTCAGGGGGGATCGTCCACCCCGCTGACGCTGACGCTGACCGACAGCCAGACTTCGCTCACCGGCATTGCCGATGCGATCAATAAAAGCGCCGGTAACATCAGCGCCAGCATTATTAAGGCCAGCAGCGGCGACTATCGCCTGATGCTCAGCTCTAAAACCACCGGCACCGACAGCGATATGACCATCAGCGTTACCGGTGATGACACGCTGCAAAGCGCAATTGGCTACGATGCCAGCGCGACCGGCACGCAGAATATGTCCGTACAAACCGCTTCGCAAAACGCCAAACTCAGCGTTAACGGCGTGGCTATTGAGCGCAGTAGCAATACCATCAGCGATGCCCTGACCGGCGTGACGCTGAATCTGAAAGCAGCAAGCACCGACTCCAGCGGTGAAACCCTGACGGTTTCCCGTTCAATTGATGACACTAAAAAAACCATCAATGCGTTTGTGACCGCTTATAACTCGCTGAAATCAACCATCGCTTCGGTAACGAAATATACCGCCGTGACGGCAGGAACTTCGCAGTCGAGCAGCAACGGTGCGCTGTTAGGTGATGCGACAGTGCGTGCGGTTGAAAGCAAAATGAACTCAATGCTGACCACAGTGCAGAGCGGTTCTTATTCGATTCTGGCGCAGATGGGCATCACTATCGATCCCAGCACGCAAAGCGATGGCTCAACCGGCGCGTTGACGGTAGATGACACGAAACTGACTGCCGCGCTGACCAATAACCCGCAGGCCGTCAGCCAGTTCTTTATCGGTGATGGCTCGACTACCGGCTTCGCCACCCAGTTCGACAGCACCTTAACAGCCATGCTGAGCACCTCAACGGGCAAAGAAGGCATCATTAAAAATGCGCAGGATGGCATTAACGCCACCCTGAAAGAGCTGGGCACACGTTACGACACGATGAGTGACCAGATTGACGCAACCATGGCGCGTTACAAAACGCAGTTTACGAACCTGAGTACGCTCGTGAACTCGCTGACGAACACGTCAACCTATCTGACATCACAGTTCTCATCGTCAGATAGCTAACCGGAGAGAGAGTCCATGTATAAAAGTTCAGGGGCACAGCTCTACCGCAAGGTAGGGCTTGAAAGCAGCGTCCTGGGTGCCAGCCAGCATCAGTTAACAACTTTGTTGTTCGACGGGGCGCTTAGCGCCCTGGTTCGCGCACGCCTGTTTATTCAGGATGGTCAGATCGAGGGCAAAGGCAATGCGCTCTCAAAAGCCATTAATATCATTGAAAACGGTCTGAAAGCAGGCATTGCCGATGAAAGCGGCGACGAGCTGGCCGACAACCTGATTTCACTGTACGAATATATGACACGACGCCTCCTTCAGGCTAATTTGCAAAATGATGTCGCTGCCGTTCAGGAAGTGGAAGATCTGCTGCGTAACATCGCTGATGCCTGGAAAGAGGTTATTGCTACCACTGCCCTTCAGGATGCCGTTTAATGAAAATAGCACCGCCACTGCTCGCGCTTTACCAACAATTACTGGAACTCAGTCAGTCCATGTTGCGCCTGGCCACCGAGGGCAGTTGGGACGAATTGATTAGTATGGAAGTCAATTATGTCAATACGGTAGAAAAGCTGGCGGAATGCACGCGTCAGTACCCGGTTCCGGCTAATGCCCAGCATCAGCTGCGTCCCGTCCTCCGTCATATCCTTGATAATGAAGCAGAAGTTAAAAGCCTGCTGCTGGCGCGGCAGGAAGAACTTTCGTCGCTGATCGGTCAGACAATCCGGCAGAAAAGCGTGAATAAAGCTTACGGCGGCATGTCTGGGGTGATCCTTTTCCCACAAAGCTGAACCAAACGATAACGTTCTCTTTAGTATGAATTTTTATACACTCCTCTCCGTGTCAGAGCGGCATAAAATAATTACGCTCTGACACGCGCTTTTCTTACCGCCTGGTCAATACTTCAAATTCCTCACTGTCGAATATTGGAGCAAGGACATGCGTAATCCCACTTTGTTGCAGTTTTTTCACTGGTACTATCCGCAAGGCGGCAAGCTGTGGCCTGAAGTCGCCGAACGGGCGCAGTGGCTGGCCGAGACAGGCATTACTGATGCCTGGCTGCCCCCTGCGTATAAAGGCAGTTCAGGAGCCGCCTCACCGGGCTATGACACTTACGATCTTTTTGACCTGGGGGAGTTCGATCAAAAAGGATCGCGGGCGACGAAATATGGCGATAAGGCGCAGCTGCTGGCGGCGGTTCATGCGTTGAGAGAGCATCAGATTGGGGTAGTAATGGATGTCGTGGTGAACCACAAAATGGGCGCCGACGAAAAAGAAAGGATTCTGGTCAACCGGGCAAACCCGGAAAACCGTGAAGAGATTGATGAGGAAGCGTTCGAAGCAGATGCCTGGACGCGGTTTAACTTTCCGGCGCGTGCGGGCAAGTACTCGAAGTTTGTCTGGGATTATCGCTGTTTTAACGGTGTCGATCAGATCGAAAACCCCGACGAAAACGGCGTGTTTAAAATCGTTAACGACTATACCGGCGACGGCTGGAATGAACAGGTCGATGATGAACTGGGGAATTTTGATTACCTGATGGGGGCGAATATCGACTTCCGTAACCGTTCCGTTACGGAAGAGCTGAAGTATTGGGCGCGCTGGATGATGAACGAAATCCCCTGCACGGGTTTTCGCCTTGATGCGGTCAAACATATCCCGGCGTGGTTCTATAAGCAGTGGATTGACCATATTCAGGAAGTTGCGGAACAGCCGATGTTTATCGTGGCCGAATACTGGTCATATGAAATTGATAAATTGCAGAACTATATTCATCAGGTGGAAGGCAAAACCATGCTGTTTGATGCCCCCCTGCAAATGAACTTCCACCATGCTTCCCGCGAGGGGGCCAGTTACGACCTTACCACCATCTTTAACAATACGCTGGTAGAGCACGATCACTGGCACGCGGTGACTATCGTCGCAAATCACGACACACAGCCCTTACAGTCCCTCGAAGCGCCGGTTGAGCCCTGGTTCAAACCGCTGGCCTACGCGCTGATCCTGCTGCGTGAACAGGGTGTTCCCACCGTTTTCTATCCCGATCTGTTTGGCGCCAGCTATGAAGATTTTGGTGGCGATGGCGAGCAGCATCAGATTGAAATGCCGGTTATTGAGGATTTGGAAAAGCTGATCCGCGCGCGCCAGCTGTATGCTCACGGTGTGCAAACTGAATGGTTTGACCATCCTAACTGCATAGCATTCGCCCGTAGTGGAACCGAGGAAGATCCGGGGTGTGTGGTGATTATGTCTAACGGTGATGAAGGGGAGAAAACGCTTCAGCTGGGAGAAAGCCTGGCGGGCAAAACCTGGCGGGACTATCTGGAGCATCGCGAAGATCGTATTACTACCGATGAGGAAGGTAACGCGACCTTCCACTGTAATGCAGGCAGCGTCAGCGTCTGGGTGCTGGAAGATTAATATCAAGCCCGAACAACAAAAGCCACGCGCCCTGGTGAATTGACGGCATGAAGTCGGACAGTTAATCAGGCAGGTTGTTGGAACGTCGTAGTACCTGAGTTCGGGACTCTACCGGACTCAGGCCTTCACCACTTTATGCTGGTGCTTTCTCCTTCGTTGCGTCTCTGACTTCAGCCCTGAGTTCTTGCAAGATGAATTAGTACATTGATCTCAGACAACTTTTCGAACAATTTAAGCCAGTAAACTCGAATTCCCTTATCGATTAAAAGGACTTTCAGAAATGGCTATACCTGTATATTTATGGCTTACCGACGACGCAGGAAACCAGGTAAAAGGCTCTGTCGATATTAATGAGCGTGAAGGTAGCATTGAGATTGTTGAACTGATGCATTCCGTTAGTTTACCCACTGACGACAAAACGGGGGAAATAATATCCCGGCGTATTCACAGTGATTATGCTCTTATCAAAGAAACAGATAACGTCTCACCTTATCTTTATCAGGCTGTGACAACAGGGAAATATTTCAAAAAAGCCGAACTAAAATTCTACAAAATTAATGATAACGATCAGGAAGCACAGTATTTTACCACCACACTCGAAAACGTACGCGTAAACGAAATTGAACCTTTCATGCTGGATACAAAATACCCTACCTTTGCGCGACATAATCATCTCGAGGCGGTATATCTCAGTTATGAGAAAATCACCTGGCATTATATCGATGGTAATATCATTTACTCGGATTCAGGAAACTCAAGGAAAAGCGCATAATGGGATGGATTTATAACGTCAATTCTAAAAGTTTTTATCTCAATAATACTTACCAGTTTTCTGCAAAATATTCTGGAAGACCAGGTTATAAAGATGACAGTGCAAATGAGTGTGTAAAGAGTAAAGGCCCGATTCCACGCGGTCAATATACAATCGGCGATCCTTTCTACCACCCCAAAACACGTGCATGGACTATGCGCCTTACCCCTGCCACCTCTAACCACATGTGCGGACGCGACGGCTTCATGATCCACGGCGAAAGTTCAAAGCATCCGGGCGAGGCTTCAGATGGTTGCATCATTCTCGGTTTGCCCGGGCGAAAAGCAATAGCTGCCAGTGGCAATCGTTCACTCACGGTGGAATAGCACAATGAAAATAATCTGTATGATTAGCCTTATCGCCATTCCTGCACTTTCATGGGCGAATGTTGATACTGGTTGCGCTAAGGTTGGCGCGTCTGTGTATCTTGATTTAGCTGATGCCATTGTGCACGATTTACATATTGACCGTACTACACTGCATGAAAAAAAAACTACTGTTGAGGTGTTGGATATTTTTCCGGTTTCGAAACTATTCGCTGAACAAATGGCGGATACTGACTATAATAAACAGACCGGGCTCAAGCTGAAGAAAGAGGACTTCTTCGAAAGCTATTACACAAACGGGGCAAAAAGTATTACGGCGAAGTACACTTTTACGAATAAAAAAGGCCAGCGCAATGTTTTCATCGTTTCCAGCCTTCAGAATAATGATGAGTGTTCAATCCGTTTAAATGGATATTTGACGCTATCGCGCGAATTTTAAATATTAAAATAACGGGCACGATAATACCTCTTTAAAGGCCGGAGAGTACGGGAAGATTAATATCAAGCCCGAACAACAAAAGCCACGCGCTTTACCGCACGTGGCTTTTTTACATCAGAACTTTTCGCTTTTCATCATCGCTTTATGATGCGTTTTACTTTTAGCGGTAGCGGCTTTTTTGGCCTGTACCACTTTGTCATTTTCATGTGCCAGCGCATTCTGACACCCGGCGGTGGGCTGATGGACTCGCTGCAAAACCAGCTTGTCATAATGCAGCTCATTGCCTTCTAGGGTTAGCGGCATCACGCGAACCTCATTATTGACATTCACCCAGTCCCCGGAAAACTGGGTGACTTTACCCGGCTTGGCAATGACGCGCTGCCACTCACGGCAGTCAAGCGTGTCGCCCTGAGCGGTGATAATCAGGCTGGCGATAGCGTCTTTGCTCACCAGACCTTTTTGCGGCCCCATCGTCTGCCAGTTGCCCACCAGGTTTGCTGGCGGCGCTGTTTTTACCGCGCTCTGGTAATTCGGTATCTGCGCACAGCCTGCCAGCGCAACAGCACCCGCTAAAATCCACTTTTTCATTTTCAATTCCCGACTCCTCGACCAGGCGGTACGTTATAACCTTTTGCCAGTATAATTCAAGCCTGACCCTCTGAGGTGCAGACAAAGAGGTGCTCATTCGTTCGCGTCCGTATACACTAGCGCGCATTATTTTTTGTTGGACTGATTATGAAAACTATCGAAGAGTATTACACCGCTGCCACCGCCCTGTTCCTTGAAGCCCACCCCGACATCAAATCAGGTATTGCAACGCTAAGTGAAGAAGATGCGGCAAAGATGGGCCTGAGCCTGCCGCAACTGCAGCGGATGCAAACCGATCGCGCTTACGCGGCGTTTACCCGCGAGAAAAAGCTGGATGGCATGCTGTTCGCTATCCAGCTGGCCGAACCGGATAAAGAAGTTGCTGCTCAGGCCATCGAAGCCTACCTGCGTGAACATGCCGCTGCGCTGGGAATGACCTGGGAAGCGTTTTGTATTAAAAACGAACTCTGATGCCCTGTCGGTAACTCATAGCTGCGTCGGCGAAGGCTGGCGCTAATCATTCCGGTTATTTTTTTCCCCTCACCTGCCGCGATCCCCACAACTTTCCCTGAAGTTTTTAGGACCTTTTTAAACAAGAATCCGGCCTAACCAAAACTGGCCGCAATAAACACCGAGTTAACTGGAAATTTTAAGAGTGAATTTTCCGATTTTTCGATCGGTTTAACGCGCCTTAGTTAAGGTTAATTAACCTTCCGAACGATTGAATTTAACGATTCACAAAGTTATTCTTTACGCGCGCTAAACACGTAAAAAAAAATTTGTTACGGCTTGATGAACGGCCGTGCGCCTCTTTATGGTTCAAACAGTTGCACTTAAAACACCGTTAAGCCTGTTCCGGCCCGCAGCCAGCCTCTGTCTTGTCAGCGTCGCTTCCTGCCAGCATTGCCCTGAATAAAACTTGAGCAACAGAAATGCCATTAAGCCAATACAAAAACCAGGTCCTTTTTCTTTTTATCATCACCTTACTTTTAGCCACGCTGGGTTTATATTGCCGTACCAATGCCGCCCTCTCGCTGTTCTGGCCTTGTAACGCTTTCCTGCTGGGTTTGCTGGTCCGTTTTCCACAGCTTTCCACCCCCCTGACTTTTCCGGCAATCTATGCTGCGATGGTAATAGCCGACGTGATGTTCGGCACACCGCTGAACGCCTCGCTGGGCATGGACGCGGCTAATCTTTCGTTTATTATCACGGGAATGGCCGTCGTTTTATCCCGCTACTTTAGTCCTTATCCGCGGCGGCTCCAGGCACTAAACCGCGTTTTCCCCGCCTCGCTTCTGGGGGCAGCCGTCTGCGCGGCTCTTGGCGCAACGGCCAGTCAGCACTACTTTCATGACGATCTGATGAAAGGCTGGATCTCGTGGTTTTGCGAGCAGTTGTCCACCTCCATCCTGCTGCTACCGGTGGTGATTACCGTGCCCCGCAGCGACGAGCTGCGCCAGCTAAGTAAAGATCTACAGGAAAGCTCGCTAATGCCGCTGGCATTGCTGGTGGTTTCACTGGCCGTCGGAATTTATGTTGGGGGCGGCGGCAGCCTGATTTTCCCTCTGCCTGCCCTGCTCTGGTGCGCCATCCGTTATCCGCTGTTTATCAGTTGCGTACTGACGCTGTTAACAGGAATTGCCGAAATTATTCTGGTTGCCGGCAACATTCAGACCATTCAGGGCAAAGATGATTTTTTTATGATCGACAGTCTGGCATCGGCACGGCTGGGCGTGGCGGCAATGACCATCAGCCCACTGATTGTGGCGCTTAGCAGCACGGCCAATAAAAAGCTCATTGCGCGTATCACCCGACGTGCTGATTATGATTTTCTTACCGGCGCGCTCACGCGCAGTGGACTGGCAGCGCAACTGGATGCTATGGCGGCGCGGCGGGAAAACGCTTTTTATGGCGCTGCGTTTGTTATTGATATCGATCGGTTTAAAAGTATCAACGATACCTGGGGTCATGCAGCAGGTGATTATGTGCTGGCAAAAACGGCCGAGCGTATCCGCCAGACACTTCTGCAAACCGCGATTGTCAGCCGGATGGGTGGCGAGGAATTTTTGGTGTTAATCGAAGGGATTTCCTTGCCCCGTGCCTGGCTGTTGGCCGACAGACTGCGGCAAAGTATTGAGCAGCACAGCATCATTTTTAACGACCAGGATCTTAGCGTAACGGTCAGCATCGGCATCAGTACGCTCAATATTATTGATGCCACCAGCCTGGACGAATCGATTAAAATTGCAGATGAGCAGCTTTATATTGCCAAGAGCAGCGGCAGAAACCGCGTTTGTCCTGAGTTTGTGGTGTAACGATGGTTGTGCCTGATGTGGGTCCAAACGGGGGGAGGAGGATCCTGCCCCTGATAAGGGACAGGAGATGGACGTCAGGCTTCGTTATCAATGCGGTTAGCTTCGATCTCAATATCCTGGATAGTTTTATCCAGCTCATCAAGCAGCCCGCCCTGCTGGGTCAGCAGATCGTTGATGCGTTCGGCAAACGCCTGATGTTTGTATTCCCCCTGATCGAACGCCAGCCAGTGGGTTGAAAGCGTTTCTGTATTGGATTGTGCATAGTGGCGCATTTCTTTTAACTGCGATGTCACATCACGTAAATGTTCGGTCGGAGATTTGCGTTCTTCGTTATCGCTCATGCCTTGATCCTTTTAGAGTTAAAAAAGTACTCATTAGTGTGACCCTGCGCATAGCGAGAAGTTCATTAACACTTTTTTAACCCCACAAATACAAAAAAAAGCCGCCATTGCTGGCGGCTAAAGCCATATTACTGGCTAAAAGTAAGCAATTTTACGGTCTGTACCGTTAATATTGACCGTGACATAGCCTGCCGGCGTCGTGGTCGAAGGTGCTGTTGCAGTGGTGGTGGCCACCGTCAGCACGCCTTTCTCGTTAGCTCCTACACCTGCAAGTCCGTTATGCAGGCTCATGCGGGCGTTCACCGCCGTGGTTCCTAACGTACTGGTATCCGTTACTTCTGTCAGGCTTGGCAGGAAGAAGCAGCACTCACCTGAATCAAAGCGACTTGGACCGGTTGCCTTCAGGCTGAATGAGGTATCACCGCTGTTGGCTTTCACCTGAATAAAGACTTCAGCATAGGTGATACCCAGGCGGTTCAGTTTAACGTCCAGTACGGATGGCAGCCCCTTGTGTTGGATATCGCCGTAAATGCCATCCCAACAGCGGGAGACGTTCAGCCAGGTCATGCAGGAACCGGTCGAAGTGGTCGGGTTCCCGGCCGTAACGTTCAGCGCTTCCGTGCTGCGCTTGCCAACAATTTCAAAGATCCACTGCAGGTTATCTTTCGGGAAGTTGATTTTACCCAGCTTGAACCACTTATCACTGCTGGTGTTGTTCGTTACGCGATAGCCTGAGTACCAGCCTGGGCGAATCGAACCGTTCAGCGAGATACCGTAGTTCTCCTCACGACGCCAGCCATACTCATAAATGGACAGCCATTTATTTGCGTCATCATAATTCAGGTTCAGGTTACTGCCGGACTGCAGGTTAATCTGGCGCAGCTGCACGCGACTGTTGGTCATATCCAGCGGGTTAGGACAGTCTTCCACGCTCAGCGCATCGACAATCCACTGCCCCTCACTTAAGTTACCGGGGAAACGTGAATGCTCGATCCATACGTTGTGGATCACGCCCTGAGTCACACGCGGCATATACAAGCAGGCATCACCGTAGCTGTACTGGAAGTTAGCATTGGTTAACTCAACGGCAGTGGAGTGATCCCAAACGCCTTTCGCTGTACCTGACCAGCCCACATCAAATACCCTGCCGTAGGTCGTCGTGGTATAAATCTGGTTAAATTTAGTATCCAGCGTATCCAGCAGCTTGATTACCGTACCACCACAGTTGTTAGCGCGGAAACCGTCAATCAGCACGGATTGTCCCGCAACGATGGTATTTTCAAAGAACGGCTGCACGTTGGAACACATCGACGCGGTGATAGCCCCTTTGTTGGTGTTGATATCTGCCGAGGTCTGACCGTTCCAGGCAATCCCTTCAATGGTGGTTCGGCGAGCCTTAACCTTGAACACCGGCGATGTTGATTTATCGGAAACAATCGTGGTGCGGGGAATGCCGCCATGGGGGTTGTGATCCCCATAAATGTAGAAGAACGGGATTTCAGTTGCTGAAATATCAATCGGTTTCACCAGGAAGTTACCCGCTGGGAAACGCACGGCGATATCGCGCATACTGGTGTTATAGTTCTGCGCCCAGGTCAGACAGTTCTTCACCGCGGTGGTGTCGTCCGTTACGCCATCCCCTCTTGCGCCGAAGTGGAACAGATGAACTTCCGCCGGATCGTCGACCACACGCCGCCAGTAAAAGCCGCTACCCACGGCAATAGTACCGCCATTATCAGCAGGGGGCGTAGTGGTAACATACCCTACGAAATCACCGCCTCCACGATAATAGTTATCGTTATTATAATAACGACGCAGCTTGGCAAGATCGCCTGTTTTCGTTGGCGCAGTCGTTTTCAGTTCAGCAAAAGAGTTAACTTCAATCATAATAACCTCCGCGACAATAAGCACATGCAAATTGCCATCATTAATTAAATTATTAAGGGAATTTATCTTATTTGGATCATCCTTTATTTTTATACACCACCCCTTCCATAGATGTGGTTATTTCACTTTATCCTTATTGGATGCGCAGACTTTATTCCACATGTCATTATGCACATTGATTTCCTTTACCGTCCTGATGTCCATTAACTTCCAATCCTGACCGTAGGTTCGGATTGGAAAAAAAAGCGTACAAGATGAATCGGCGATTAATTTCGGACTATTGTTCGTTGTTGAATCCCGACTGGCGCAGCTTATTGCGAGCGTCGTCGTCAGTAAGAGCATTATTAGTGGTCTGAACATTTTTCGCCTCCTCGATATTTTTTGCCTGCTTCTCGGCTACGGCAGAAATCTGTGCG is a window from the Pantoea sp. CCBC3-3-1 genome containing:
- a CDS encoding DUF6388 family protein — its product is MKTIEEYYTAATALFLEAHPDIKSGIATLSEEDAAKMGLSLPQLQRMQTDRAYAAFTREKKLDGMLFAIQLAEPDKEVAAQAIEAYLREHAAALGMTWEAFCIKNEL
- a CDS encoding GGDEF domain-containing protein, coding for MPLSQYKNQVLFLFIITLLLATLGLYCRTNAALSLFWPCNAFLLGLLVRFPQLSTPLTFPAIYAAMVIADVMFGTPLNASLGMDAANLSFIITGMAVVLSRYFSPYPRRLQALNRVFPASLLGAAVCAALGATASQHYFHDDLMKGWISWFCEQLSTSILLLPVVITVPRSDELRQLSKDLQESSLMPLALLVVSLAVGIYVGGGGSLIFPLPALLWCAIRYPLFISCVLTLLTGIAEIILVAGNIQTIQGKDDFFMIDSLASARLGVAAMTISPLIVALSSTANKKLIARITRRADYDFLTGALTRSGLAAQLDAMAARRENAFYGAAFVIDIDRFKSINDTWGHAAGDYVLAKTAERIRQTLLQTAIVSRMGGEEFLVLIEGISLPRAWLLADRLRQSIEQHSIIFNDQDLSVTVSIGISTLNIIDATSLDESIKIADEQLYIAKSSGRNRVCPEFVV
- a CDS encoding glycosyl hydrolase family 28-related protein, which codes for MIEVNSFAELKTTAPTKTGDLAKLRRYYNNDNYYRGGGDFVGYVTTTPPADNGGTIAVGSGFYWRRVVDDPAEVHLFHFGARGDGVTDDTTAVKNCLTWAQNYNTSMRDIAVRFPAGNFLVKPIDISATEIPFFYIYGDHNPHGGIPRTTIVSDKSTSPVFKVKARRTTIEGIAWNGQTSADINTNKGAITASMCSNVQPFFENTIVAGQSVLIDGFRANNCGGTVIKLLDTLDTKFNQIYTTTTYGRVFDVGWSGTAKGVWDHSTAVELTNANFQYSYGDACLYMPRVTQGVIHNVWIEHSRFPGNLSEGQWIVDALSVEDCPNPLDMTNSRVQLRQINLQSGSNLNLNYDDANKWLSIYEYGWRREENYGISLNGSIRPGWYSGYRVTNNTSSDKWFKLGKINFPKDNLQWIFEIVGKRSTEALNVTAGNPTTSTGSCMTWLNVSRCWDGIYGDIQHKGLPSVLDVKLNRLGITYAEVFIQVKANSGDTSFSLKATGPSRFDSGECCFFLPSLTEVTDTSTLGTTAVNARMSLHNGLAGVGANEKGVLTVATTTATAPSTTTPAGYVTVNINGTDRKIAYF